A stretch of Clostridia bacterium DNA encodes these proteins:
- the xerD gene encoding site-specific tyrosine recombinase XerD, translated as MMKDFFEDYIQYLSLEKACSNNTIDGYSRDVKQLRTHLENLGLTLDKADREAIQRYVHHLKKSGNRPPSISRKISSLRSFYDFMIRERYMDKNPMTGIHSPKLGRHLPDFLTQDETEQLLKMPARDTVLGLRDLCILELLYSAGLRVSELTSLEAKNISFEQGYLRVIGKGNKERIVPLGEIAVTMLRTYLLQSRTELAKGSDRHLFLNRSGKLITRQSVWNLIKKYCKKAGIKKNVSPHTLRHSFATHLLENGADLRSVQEMLGHADISTTQIYTHVSRKHIRDVYDQTHPRASERFVEIEE; from the coding sequence ATGATGAAAGATTTCTTTGAAGACTATATCCAGTATCTTAGCTTGGAAAAAGCATGTAGTAACAATACCATTGATGGCTACAGCCGAGATGTGAAGCAACTGAGAACACATTTGGAAAACCTAGGGTTAACACTGGATAAAGCGGATAGAGAGGCTATTCAACGATATGTACACCATCTTAAGAAAAGTGGGAATCGTCCACCGAGTATATCTAGAAAGATATCATCACTTAGGAGCTTCTACGATTTTATGATTCGGGAAAGGTATATGGACAAGAATCCAATGACAGGTATCCATTCACCTAAGTTGGGGCGCCATTTGCCAGATTTCCTGACGCAGGACGAGACAGAGCAGCTTTTAAAGATGCCTGCGAGGGATACCGTATTAGGACTTAGGGATTTATGTATTCTCGAGTTATTGTATTCGGCAGGGTTACGTGTAAGTGAGTTAACTTCTTTGGAAGCTAAAAATATTAGTTTTGAGCAGGGTTACCTGCGTGTAATCGGAAAAGGCAACAAAGAACGCATTGTACCCCTAGGAGAGATTGCGGTGACAATGCTTAGAACCTATTTGCTCCAATCGCGCACTGAATTGGCAAAAGGTTCAGATAGACATTTATTTTTAAATCGATCTGGTAAGTTAATTACGAGGCAGAGTGTTTGGAATCTTATTAAAAAGTATTGCAAGAAAGCAGGGATTAAGAAGAACGTTAGTCCACATACTTTGAGGCATTCTTTTGCAACTCATCTTCTAGAAAACGGTGCAGATTTGAGGAGTGTGCAAGAAATGCTAGGACATGCAGATATATCTACGACCCAGATTTACACACATGTATCTAGGAAACATATTCGAGATGTGTACGATCAGACTCATCCTAGAGCATCGGAAAGATTTGTTGAGATTGAAGAGTAA